A region of Dermochelys coriacea isolate rDerCor1 chromosome 1, rDerCor1.pri.v4, whole genome shotgun sequence DNA encodes the following proteins:
- the KCNJ4 gene encoding inward rectifier potassium channel 4 isoform X2 yields MIKRAMGSVRVNSIVSTDEDGHKVSALGNMNGHSWNGRGHVPRRKRRNRFVKKNGQCNVYFANLSNKSQRYMADIFTTCVDTRWRYMFMIFSAAFLVSWLFFGFLFWCIAFFHGDLGATGVGGVSTTAKPCIMHVNGFLGAFLFSVETQTTIGYGFRCVTEECPLAIMAVVVQSIVGCVIDSFMIGTIMAKMARPKKRAQTLLFSHHAVISVRDGKLCLMWRVGNLRRSHIVEAHVRAQLIKPYMTQEGEYLPLDQRDLNVGYDIGLDRIFLVSPIIIVHEIDEESPLYRMGKEELEMEDFEIVVILEGMVEATAMTTQARSSYLASEILWGHRFEPVVFEEKNRYKVDYSHFHKTYEVAGTPCCSAQELQESKITILSSPPPPSAFCYENELALVSQDEDEDEVEVGPGLGGSTKKDGGVIQMTEFGSHLDLERLQATIPLDTISYRRESAI; encoded by the exons ATGATAAAGCGAGCCATGGGTAGTGTCCGAGTTAACAG CATTGTCTCAACTGACGAGGATGGGCATAAGGTCTCTGCTCTAGGCAACATGAATGGGCacagctggaatgggagaggacaTGTCCCCAGGCGGAAACGCCGTAACCGTTTTGTGAAGAAGAATGGCCAGTGCAACGTGTACTTTGCCAACCTGAGCAACAAGTCTCAACGCTACATGGCTGACATCTTCACCACATGTGTGGACACTCGCTGGCGCTACATGTTTATGATCTTCTCAGCAGCCTTCCTAGTCTCCTGGCTCTTCTTCGGCTTCCTCTTCTGGTGCATTGCTTTCTTCCATGGTGATCTGGGTGCCACTGGGGTGGGCGGTGTCTCCACGACTGCAAAACCCTGCATCATGCATGTCAATGGCTTCCTAGGAGCCTTTCTCTTCTCAGTGGAGACACAGACCACCATTGGGTATGGGTTCCGTTGCGTGACGGAGGAGTGCCCGCTGGCCATCATGGCAGTAGTGGTCCAGTCCATCGTGGGCTGTGTCATCGACTCCTTCATGATCGGCACCATCATGGCCAAGATGGCGCGGCCCAAGAAACGGGCCCAGACACTCCTTTTCAGCCATCATGCTGTCATCTCTGTGCGCGATGGCAAACTCTGCCTCATGTGGCGAGTGGGAAACTTGCGGAGGAGTCACATTGTGGAGGCTCATGTCCGGGCTCAGCTCATCAAGCCCTACATGACACAGGAAGGTGAGTACCTCCCGCTGGACCAGCGGGACCTCAACGTGGGCTACGACATAGGCCTTGACCGCATATTCCTGGTGTCCCCCATTATCATTGTCCATGAGATTGATGAGGAGAGCCCACTCTACCGAATGGGCAAGGAGGAGCTTGAGATGGAGGACTTTGAGATTGTTGTCATCCTGGAGGGGATGGTGGAGGCCACAGCCATGACCACCCAGGCTCGCAGCTCCTACCTGGCCAGTGAGATCCTCTGGGGCCACCGTTTCGAGCCTGTGGTCTTTGAGGAGAAGAACCGCTACAAAGTGGACTACTCACACTTCCACAAGACCTACGAGGTGGCCGGCACCCCTTGCTGCTCAGCCCAGGAGCTGCAAGAGAGCAAGATCACCATCCTGTCTTCTCCGCCACCTCCTAGTGCCTTCTGCTATGAGAACGAGTTGGCCTTAGTCAGCCAAGACGAAGATGAGGATGAGGTGGAAGTGGGGCCCGGGTTAGGAGGAAGCACCAAGAAGGATGGAGGAGTCATCCAGATGACGGAATTTGGGAGTCACTTGGATCTGGAACGGCTACAGGCTACTATCCCCCTGGACACCATCTCCTACCGCAGAGAGTCAGCCATCTGA
- the KCNJ4 gene encoding inward rectifier potassium channel 4 isoform X1 translates to MIKRAMGSVRVNRYSIVSTDEDGHKVSALGNMNGHSWNGRGHVPRRKRRNRFVKKNGQCNVYFANLSNKSQRYMADIFTTCVDTRWRYMFMIFSAAFLVSWLFFGFLFWCIAFFHGDLGATGVGGVSTTAKPCIMHVNGFLGAFLFSVETQTTIGYGFRCVTEECPLAIMAVVVQSIVGCVIDSFMIGTIMAKMARPKKRAQTLLFSHHAVISVRDGKLCLMWRVGNLRRSHIVEAHVRAQLIKPYMTQEGEYLPLDQRDLNVGYDIGLDRIFLVSPIIIVHEIDEESPLYRMGKEELEMEDFEIVVILEGMVEATAMTTQARSSYLASEILWGHRFEPVVFEEKNRYKVDYSHFHKTYEVAGTPCCSAQELQESKITILSSPPPPSAFCYENELALVSQDEDEDEVEVGPGLGGSTKKDGGVIQMTEFGSHLDLERLQATIPLDTISYRRESAI, encoded by the exons ATGATAAAGCGAGCCATGGGTAGTGTCCGAGTTAACAG gtACAGCATTGTCTCAACTGACGAGGATGGGCATAAGGTCTCTGCTCTAGGCAACATGAATGGGCacagctggaatgggagaggacaTGTCCCCAGGCGGAAACGCCGTAACCGTTTTGTGAAGAAGAATGGCCAGTGCAACGTGTACTTTGCCAACCTGAGCAACAAGTCTCAACGCTACATGGCTGACATCTTCACCACATGTGTGGACACTCGCTGGCGCTACATGTTTATGATCTTCTCAGCAGCCTTCCTAGTCTCCTGGCTCTTCTTCGGCTTCCTCTTCTGGTGCATTGCTTTCTTCCATGGTGATCTGGGTGCCACTGGGGTGGGCGGTGTCTCCACGACTGCAAAACCCTGCATCATGCATGTCAATGGCTTCCTAGGAGCCTTTCTCTTCTCAGTGGAGACACAGACCACCATTGGGTATGGGTTCCGTTGCGTGACGGAGGAGTGCCCGCTGGCCATCATGGCAGTAGTGGTCCAGTCCATCGTGGGCTGTGTCATCGACTCCTTCATGATCGGCACCATCATGGCCAAGATGGCGCGGCCCAAGAAACGGGCCCAGACACTCCTTTTCAGCCATCATGCTGTCATCTCTGTGCGCGATGGCAAACTCTGCCTCATGTGGCGAGTGGGAAACTTGCGGAGGAGTCACATTGTGGAGGCTCATGTCCGGGCTCAGCTCATCAAGCCCTACATGACACAGGAAGGTGAGTACCTCCCGCTGGACCAGCGGGACCTCAACGTGGGCTACGACATAGGCCTTGACCGCATATTCCTGGTGTCCCCCATTATCATTGTCCATGAGATTGATGAGGAGAGCCCACTCTACCGAATGGGCAAGGAGGAGCTTGAGATGGAGGACTTTGAGATTGTTGTCATCCTGGAGGGGATGGTGGAGGCCACAGCCATGACCACCCAGGCTCGCAGCTCCTACCTGGCCAGTGAGATCCTCTGGGGCCACCGTTTCGAGCCTGTGGTCTTTGAGGAGAAGAACCGCTACAAAGTGGACTACTCACACTTCCACAAGACCTACGAGGTGGCCGGCACCCCTTGCTGCTCAGCCCAGGAGCTGCAAGAGAGCAAGATCACCATCCTGTCTTCTCCGCCACCTCCTAGTGCCTTCTGCTATGAGAACGAGTTGGCCTTAGTCAGCCAAGACGAAGATGAGGATGAGGTGGAAGTGGGGCCCGGGTTAGGAGGAAGCACCAAGAAGGATGGAGGAGTCATCCAGATGACGGAATTTGGGAGTCACTTGGATCTGGAACGGCTACAGGCTACTATCCCCCTGGACACCATCTCCTACCGCAGAGAGTCAGCCATCTGA